CTTTCAGTTCCCGCAGCAGCTCCGTGGTCAACTGATCGAGCCGCTCGCGGATCCCTGATCGTGTTCTTCGCGTTCTTCTATCTCGCGATCACCTTCAACCCGGACGAGGTCGCCGGAAACATGAAGCAGTACGGAGGCTTCATACCGGGAATCAGGGCCGGGCGGCCGACCGCCCAGTACCTGCACCACGTGCTCACCCGGATCACCTGGCCGGGCGCGCTGTATCTGGGACTGATCGCTCTCGTCCCCACCATCGCGCTGGCCGTGACGGGCGCGGGCCAGAACTTCCCGTTCGGCGGCACCAGCATTCTGATCATCGTCGGGGTGGGCCTGGAGACGGTGAGGCAGATCGAGGGCCAGCTGCAACAGCGCACCTACGAAGGCTTCTTGCGCTGAGCCGCCTCGGCCACCTGGCGGACGGGGGGCAGGCACCGGTTTGCCCCCGCCGTACGCCTGTCCGTCCACCCATCACGTGGCACCTGTCATGGGCCGATGGTGAGGGGAAACAACTCCGTATCGGCCGCTGCCGGGTTGAGCAGCCGTGATCTCATCCTCGATGCGGCCCGTAGCCTCGTGTCAAGTCGTGGGTATGACGGCATGGCCATCTCGGACCTTTCCACGCAGTCCGGGTTGCCCGCCAGTTCCATCTACTACCACTTCGGCAACAAACTGGGCGTCCTGGCGGCGCTGCTCGACCGCACTTTCAACGAGCTGCACGCGCTGTTCGCCCATCCCTCCTCCTTCGACGACCTCGAACCCCTCGACCGGTTCGAGGCCTGGTTCACCGCCGCGTGCGCCTCCCTCGACGAACGGCCCGACTACCTGCGCCTTCTGCTGGCGATCAGCGTGGGACCGCAGAAGGACGACGAGGTCGTACGGGCCACCGTGCGCCGCATCCGCGACTTCGCCCACGCTTCGTGGGTGGACGTCCTGACACCTGTCTTCGCACCCGGCGACGTCGCGGGCGACAAGGCCTTCATCGAGGAGCTGGCTGTCCTGGGGCGGGCCATGACTGACGGGCTGTCACTGACGAACAGCTTCGACGGTATGAGCTACAGCTCGCACGTCGCACCCTTCGTCTCCTTGATCCGCGGCCTGGCGGACCGACGGGGCGGCGAGAAGGCGTAGTCCCGCCACCGAGTCGGCAGCCCCCTGCAGGTTTCCGCTACAGGGCAGGCTTTCCCTTGGTGAACAGCCATGTCTGGAACAGCGAGTCGAGCTGCTTGCCCGAGATCTTCTCGGCGAGCCGGATGAAATCGTCGGTGTTCACGTTCCCGTGCCGGTTCTGCCGGGTCCATGCCGGGAGCAGTTCGAAGAACGCCTTGTCACCGATGCGTTCGCGCAGGACCTGGAGCGTCATCGCGCCGCGCTGGTAGACGGCTGAGGCGAACATCGTGTCGCGCTGCGGGTCGCCGACGACCGTCTGCCAGAAGGCCGCGTCGGCGGGACGTGCGTTGTAGCCCGCCAGGAAGGCGTCGTGGGCGCTCTGGGTGCCCTTGTGTTCGCTCCACAGCCACTGGGAGTAGGTCGCGAAGCCCTCGTTGAGCCAGATGTGCTTCCACTTCTCGACCGAGACGGAGTCGCCGAACCACTGGTGGGCGAGCTCGTGGACGATGGTCGACTCACTGCGGACCGCGGAGTAGACCGGCTTGGTCTGGGTCTCCAGCGAGAAGCCGGCCTGCGGCATGTCGTCGACGATCGCGCCGGTCTCCTCGAAGGGATAGGGGCCGAAGATCTTCGACCAGTAGTCGGTGGCCTCCGCCGTGACCTCGTACACGTCGACGTTGTTGCTGTTCTCCAGGACGGGGTCGATGGCGACGTAGATCGGGGTGCCCGCCGGGGTGGTGCCCTGCCGCACGTTGAACCTGCCGATGGTGGCGGTCGCGAGATACGTCGCCATCGGCTTGCTCTCACGCCAGTGGGCGACGGTCCGGTTGCCCTTGTCGTACGTGCCGACCAGCCGGCCGTTGGAGACCCCGGT
This sequence is a window from Streptomyces ortus. Protein-coding genes within it:
- a CDS encoding TetR/AcrR family transcriptional regulator produces the protein MVRGNNSVSAAAGLSSRDLILDAARSLVSSRGYDGMAISDLSTQSGLPASSIYYHFGNKLGVLAALLDRTFNELHALFAHPSSFDDLEPLDRFEAWFTAACASLDERPDYLRLLLAISVGPQKDDEVVRATVRRIRDFAHASWVDVLTPVFAPGDVAGDKAFIEELAVLGRAMTDGLSLTNSFDGMSYSSHVAPFVSLIRGLADRRGGEKA
- a CDS encoding M1 family metallopeptidase encodes the protein MTLSRSARLGAVATAAASFCLIAAAPAPHPGADGVGDPYFPQLGNGGFDVRHYGLDVAYDPDTDRLDGRTTITARATQNLSSFDLDLQKLEVTKIAVNDRRAKFTREGDEIRVSPRDSLRKNRTFTVTVTYGGVPEPLSGPIVFGSDYGWMKTADGVFVACEPNAASTWFPSSDHPGDKATFDIRIKAPKGLTGVSNGRLVGTYDKGNRTVAHWRESKPMATYLATATIGRFNVRQGTTPAGTPIYVAIDPVLENSNNVDVYEVTAEATDYWSKIFGPYPFEETGAIVDDMPQAGFSLETQTKPVYSAVRSESTIVHELAHQWFGDSVSVEKWKHIWLNEGFATYSQWLWSEHKGTQSAHDAFLAGYNARPADAAFWQTVVGDPQRDTMFASAVYQRGAMTLQVLRERIGDKAFFELLPAWTRQNRHGNVNTDDFIRLAEKISGKQLDSLFQTWLFTKGKPAL